Part of the Bacillota bacterium genome is shown below.
CCCTCCTACCCTTGGGCTATCCCGCGGAAGAGAGAGTGCCGGAGAAAAAGAGGAAGAGTCTGGACGAGATTGTTACCTGGAGATAGGACAGGATCAACGACACCAAGAGAAGCACTCCAGGGACGGTTCTTCTCATGTCGAGAACACAATAATACAACAGAACCGTCCCCTTGTGTTACTTGTCCTTTGGGGTGAACTCAAATGAGCTTTACAGCAGCTTACAGGAAGTCATTGGAGGATGGCAGCCTGCTCAAAAAAGTGGAAATGGCTCGAAGGCACTATGAAGCCTGCTTCCTGTGTCCCCATGAATGTGGTGTAGACAGAAGAAGGGAAAGAGGGATCTGCCGAGGAGGCCCCAAGACTGTAGTGGCCAGCTATGGGCCGCATTTTGGGGAGGAAGATGTCTTAGTTGGCTATAGGGGCTCTGGAACGATATTCTTTGCTCACTGTAATCTAGGATGCGTCTACTGTCAGAATTATACTATCAGCATTCATGGCAGAGGAACCTCCATCTCCAATGAAGAGCTGGCCAGTATCATGTTGCTTCTACAGGATCATTATCGATGCCACAACATAAATCTGGTTACACCCACCCATTTTGTACCGAACATCCTGGAGGCTGTTTATCTGGCTGCCCAAAAGGGCTTAAGACTACCGATCGTGTACAACTGCTCTGGATATGAAAACGTTGAGACTCTGAAAATCCTAGATGGAGTCATCGATATCTATATGCCAGACTTTAAGTACAACTCACCGGAACTGGCCGGAAGGTACTCCCGGACAAGAGACTATCCGGAAAAAGCCAAGCTAGCTCTGAAGGAGATGAACCGCCAGGTCGGCGACTTAAGAGTCGATGAGAAAGGGATTGCCTACCGAGGTTTATTGATCAGGCACCTGGTCCTACCAGGAGGAATGGAGGACACAAAGGAAATCCTGGGATTTATAGGCGAGGAACTATCTCCCGATTGTCTGGTTAATGTAATGGGGCAGTACTACCCTGCCCATAGAGCCTCTGAGTATCAGGAGATTGCAAGGCGACTAACCCCTAAAGAATTCCGGGAAGCCGTAGATTATGCACGAGAACTAGGCTTAAGGTTAGCTTGATGTCTTCGATACCATTGAGCTGTCGAATGGCAGTGTATAGTGTTTTTGGCAATCATACTTTCAAGAGTGGGGATGCGGACAAAAACCTGGACTTGAGACA
Proteins encoded:
- a CDS encoding radical SAM protein, with translation MSFTAAYRKSLEDGSLLKKVEMARRHYEACFLCPHECGVDRRRERGICRGGPKTVVASYGPHFGEEDVLVGYRGSGTIFFAHCNLGCVYCQNYTISIHGRGTSISNEELASIMLLLQDHYRCHNINLVTPTHFVPNILEAVYLAAQKGLRLPIVYNCSGYENVETLKILDGVIDIYMPDFKYNSPELAGRYSRTRDYPEKAKLALKEMNRQVGDLRVDEKGIAYRGLLIRHLVLPGGMEDTKEILGFIGEELSPDCLVNVMGQYYPAHRASEYQEIARRLTPKEFREAVDYARELGLRLA